The proteins below come from a single Etheostoma spectabile isolate EspeVRDwgs_2016 chromosome 4, UIUC_Espe_1.0, whole genome shotgun sequence genomic window:
- the LOC116687856 gene encoding nuclear receptor coactivator 3 isoform X1, protein MSGVGDNSLEPLCSDRKRKLSTCDTPGLGCDKRRREQESKYIEELAELISANLSNIDSFNVKPDKCAILKETVRQIRQIKEQGKRSCSDDDVQKADVSSTGQGVIDKDHLGPLLLQALDGFLFVVNREGSIVFVSDNVTQYLQYKQEELINTSVYNIIHDDDREEFHKNLPKSNALNGASWGGEAPRQKSHTFNCRMLVNFVHGQSHGLSEERPGGHRYETMQCFALTQPRAMMEEGEDLQSCMICVARRIIAVERTERFSTRHELSGKLIEIEQQASLHTTMRPGWEDLVRRCMQMFLHRSEGQPWSYKRHYQDAFHNGHAETPLYRFSLADGTPVTAQTRSDLCRNPNNNEPHSYLSTHLLQREQNSYRGNQSGGMRPQHMGVNNPNQQMNMGPGGSMGMNRGYGIAEQGNMPQRGVPPYTGGNRINPMNQMNPMHQMNNMGQMNQVNQMNSMHPMNSSMNQMGPMTQMGHHGMHQHQHQHQQMSQFHGGGPGGAGYGMGMTSPPQASPGINGPPHNVMGSPRVRGSPKMGASPFSPGGMISPMSSSHPGNSGGGGGTTFSSSSLNALQAISEGVGNPMPSPLTSPLPHKPDSSPSINSTNQAAGGPCKLSLPAYSDSKSPGSSLGTGGEQQSQQHPHTPTSEGLPDKPDSQAGREAGPAGGESNRRVPDTKCHKKLLQLLTSPTDELVPPSQTPSSGPSATPEAKDGTAGVTSPSSTGVSSSTGGNHSAVSSSGGTGHLTSQSLQEKHKILHKLLQNGHTPDEVARITAEATGKSSLDSGTSEPEPAASGGVRGSESKQEPHSPKKEKPHALLHYLLNKDDSKDGGDIKPKLEELEGRGTHGTGVTSSDPHCMDGKVKLEPSDEAETLETILGVPRNNSSFYPEPEPRAGKEVGNKLGNMPDSLHDGERGPMPSAQRSAYQRALSLDAKPMGGEGAVGGGLAGRRNVPCPTLVKQEKIDAPIRPGPIPNGFPGGMAVCPPRGNPTRGMGRGMGMPQRPPISGDWGIARSSSNPVTGPGHPGMGRSGPMGGPMINRSNSVPGRTRSMLQQQLMDMGTNEANIGMSPFGGHGPPPRSPSWPDSAMGMERPQNNTNREQFGHPLEQLLGPLANNEGPSDERALLDQLDSLLNTTDVIALQEIDRALGIPEIVGQTHGPEGHQQGQNRGQGRCPPSEPFPGPASSLGMDQKPMYNQGYTGPPGPSSMGIQPGYGGNTMQGQSPGGFNPMMNQVGQTGNFPGMAAMGNPRANMMRPRMMTATKPLRLQLQQRLQGQQFMNQTRQGMKMEHAPGGNPAMHSGVQPGMQPSMQPGMQPGIQPGIQPGIQPGMQPGIQPGMQPGIQPGMQPGIQPGMQPGIQPGMQPGIQSGMQPGIQPGMQPGIQPGMQPGMQPASMGGQSGFLNAQMMAQRSREMMTLQMRRQRMLMLMQQQQQQQQQQGQGAARGFSPPPNVTAPGGMDSPIGAPPMNQPGQQGFNYGGNYGMNQQGDPSFMAPGSSPPANMMQGRMGGPPQNTMMPGMQGNPQGGPMYQPGDMKGWPQGGMPRSNTYPQQQFPQQGNQGQFGPMMMNTSMGGPGPVSGPGAGQMGQIPGQRQGQMQGQIGMNPMGMGRMPMGPDQKYC, encoded by the exons ATGAGTGGTGTAGGAGACAACTCGTTGGAGCCGCTGTGCTCTGACCGTAAACGTAAACTGTCCACCTGTGACACACCAGGTTTGGG GTGTGACAAGCGTCGGAGGGAACAGGAAAGCAAGTACATCGAGGAGCTAGCTGAGCTCATCTCTGCCAACCTCTCCAACATTGACAGCTTCAACGTCAAGCCTGATAAATGTGCCATCCTCAAGGAGACCGTGAGACAGATCAGACAAATCAAAGAGCAAG GTAAGAGGTCATGCAGTGATGACGATGTCCAGAAGGCGGATGTGTCTTCCACTGGTCAAGGGGTGATTGACAAGGACCATCTGGGACCATTGCTCCTACAG GCCTTGGATGGCTTTCTGTTTGTGGTTAACCGAGAGGGCAGCATTGTATTTGTGTCGGACAACGTGACGCAGTACCTACAGTACAAGCAGGAGGAGCTAATCAACACCAGTGTGTACAACATAATCCATGACGATGACAGGGAGGAGTTTCACAAGAACCTACCTAAGTCTAATG CACTAAATGGGGCATCGTGGGGTGGAGAAGCACCCCGGCAGAAGAGCCACACCTTCAACTGCCGCATGCTGGTGAACTTTGTTCACGGTCAGAGTCACGGGTTGTCAGAAGAGAGGCCTGGGGGCCATCGCTATGAGACCATGCAGTGTTTTGCCCTCACTCAGCCCCGGGCCATGATGGAGGAGGGAGAAG ATTTGCAGTCATGTATGATCTGTGTGGCACGACGCATCATTGCAGTAGAGAGGACTGAGAGGTTTAGCACACGCCATGAACTGTCTG GTAAGCTGATTGAAATTGAGCAGCAGGCCTCTCTTCACACCACTATGCGTCCAGGCTGGGAGGACTTGGTGAGGCGCTGCATGCAGATGTTCCTTCATCGAAGTGAGGGACAACCTTGGTCCTACAAACGGCACTATCAAGATG CTTTCCATAATGGCCATGCGGAGACGCCACTCTACCGTTTCTCGCTCGCTGATGGCACCCCAGTCACAGCCCAGACCAGGAGTGACCTCTGCAGGAATCCCAACAACAATGAGCCACACTCTTATCTCTCCACACACTTGCTACAAAG AGAGCAAAATAGTTATCGTGGAAACCAGAGTGGAGGTATGAGGCCTCAACACATGGGTGTGAACAACCCCAACCAACAGATGAACATGGGCCCAGGAGGGAGCATGGGGATGAACAGAGGCTACGGCATAGCTGAACAGGGCAACATGCCGCAAAGGGGAGTGCCTCCATACACAGGGGGTAACCGCATAAATCCCATGAACCAGATGAATCCCATGCATCAGATGAACAACATGGGGCAAATGAATCAGGTGAATCAAATGAATTCCATGCATCCAATGAACTCCTCCATGAACCAAATGGGTCCCATGACTCAGATGGGCCACCATGGCATGCATCAGCATCAGCACCAACATCAGCAGATGAGTCAGTTCCATGGAGGTGGACCTGGAGGTGCAGGGTACGGGATGGGAATGACCAGTCCCCCCCAGGCCAGTCCCGGGATTAATGGCCCCCCACACAACGTCATGGGTTCACCCAGAGTCAGAGGAAGCCCCAAGATGGGTGCGAGCCCTTTTTCTCCCGGAG GTATGATCTCTCCCATGAGCTCCAGTCACCCTGGTAACtctggaggaggtggagggacTACCTTCTCCAGCAGCTCCTTGAATGCCCTCCAAGCCATTAGTGAGGGAGTGGGAAATCCGATGCCCTCCCCACTCACTTCTCCTCTCCCTCACAAGCCTGACAGCTCCCCAAGCATCAACTCCACAAACCAGGCAGCAGGGGGGCCGTGTAAACTAAGCCTCCCAGCCTACTCTGACTCCAAGAGCCCAGGGAGCTCACTGGGGACTGGAGGAGAGCAGCAGTCTCAGCAGCATCCACACACCCCCACAAGTGAGGGCCTTCCTGACAAGCCAGACAGCCAGGCCGGCAGAGAGGCGGGTCCAGCCGGTGGAGAATCCAACCGAAGGGTCCCTGACACCAAGTGCCACAAGAAGCTTCTGCAGCTCCTCACATCCCCTACAGATGAGCTGGTGCCACCTAGTCAAACACCTAGCTCCGGGCCCAGCGCCACCCCTGAGGCTAAAGATGGAACAGCCGGCGTCACCAGCCCCTCCTCAACAGGAGTGTCCTCCTCAACGGGCGGGAATCACAGCGCTGTGTCCTCTTCAGGTGGCACAGGACATTTAACAAGTCAGTCGCTGCAGGAGAAGCACAAGATCCTCCACAAGCTTCTGCAGAATGGGCACACACCTGACGAGGTGGCTCGCATCACAGCCGAGGCCACCGGAAAGAGCAGCCTGGATTCGGGGACATCGGAGCCTGAACCTGCAGCCAGTGGAGGGGTTAGGGGATCAGAATCAAAGCAGGAGCCGCACAGCCCTAAGAAAGAGAAACCCCATGCCCTCCTTCACTACCTCCTCAATAAGGATGACTCCAAAGACGGTGGTGATATCAAGCCAAAACTAGAGGAGCTAGAAGGTAGAGGAACTCATGGGACAGGGGTCACCAGCTCGGACCCCCACTGCATGGATGGGAAGGTCAAGTTGGAGCCATCTGATGAG GCGGAGACCCTGGAGACCATTCTGGGTGTCCCAAGGAACAACTCTAGCTTCTACCCTGAACCAGAACCCAGAGCAGGAAAGGAAGTAGGAAACAAACTGGGAAATATGCCTGACAGTTTACATG atgGGGAAAGAGGTCCCATGCCTTCAGCTCAGCGTAGTGCCTATCAAAGAGCCTTGTCTTTGGATGCCAAGCCCATGGGTGGAGAGGGAGCAGTAGGAGGCGGCTTGGCCGGGAGACGGAACGTGCCCTGTCCCACATTGGTCAAACAAGAGAAGATAGATGCTCCGATTCGACCTGGGCCCATTCCCAATGGTTTTCCAGGAGGCATGGCTGTTTGTCCACCCCGGGGCAATCCAACAA GAGGTATGGGCAGAGGAATGGGAATGCCTCAGCGACCTCCCATTTCAGGTGACTGGGGGATAGCAAGGTCCAGCAGCAACCCTGTGACCGGACCAGGACACCCTGGCATGGGTCGCTCTGGTCCAATGGGAGGGCCCATGATTAACCGGTCCAACAGTGTACCTGGGAGAACCAGGTCTATGCTGCAGCAGCAACTCATGGATATGG GCACCAATGAAGCCAATATAGGTATGAGCCCATTTGGTGGACATGGGCCCCCTCCTCGGTCCCCGTCCTGGCCAGACTCGGCTATGGGAATGGAAAGACCACAGAATAACACAAACCG GGAGCAGTTTGGGCACCCCCTGGAGCAGCTGCTGGGGCCCCTGGCCAACAACGAGGGCCCGAGTGATGAACGGGCACTTCTTGACCAGTTGGACTCTCTGCTTAATACCACTGATGTCATTGCTCTGCAGGAAATAGACCGAGCACTAGGCATCCCTGAAATAGTAGGCCAG ACCCACGGACCTGAAGGCCACCAGCAGGGCCAGAATCGAGGCCAGGGTCGGTGCCCGCCATcagagccttttccagggcCAGCCTCCTCCTTAGGCATGGACCAAAAACCCATGTATAACCAAGGCTACACTGGGCCCCCAGGGCCCTCCTCAATGGGCATTCAGCCTGGTTATGGTGGCAACACAATGCAAGGCCAGTCTCCCGGAGGCTTCAACCCAATGATGAATCAAGTGGGCCAGACAGGGAACTTCCCTGGCATGGCAGCTATGGGCAACCCCCGTGCAAACATGATGCGACCTCGCATGATGACTGCCACCAAGCCTCTCCGactgcagctgcagcagagaCTGCAAGGACAACAG TTTATGAACCAGACCCGACAGGGCATGAAGATGGAGCATGCCCCCGGAGGAAATCCTGCAATGCATTCAGGTGTGCAGCCTGGTATGCAACCTAGCATGCAACCTGGCATGCAACCTGGCATCCAGCCTGGCATACAACCTGGCATCCAGCCCGGCATGCAACCTGGCATCCAGCCCGGCATGCAACCTGGCATCCAGCCCGGCATGCAACCTGGCATCCAGCCCGGCATGCAACCTGGCATCCAGCCCGGCATGCAACCTGGCATCCAGTCTGGCATGCAACCTGGCATCCAGCCAGGCATGCAACCTGGCATCCAGCCAGGCATGCAACCTGGTATGCAACCTGCAAGCATGGGTGGTCAG TCTGGTTTCCTGAACGCTCAAATGATGGCTCAGCGCAGCAGGGAGATGATGACCTTGCAGATGAGGAGGCAGCGGATGTTGATGctgatgcagcagcagcagcagcagcaacagcagcaggggCAGGGGGCAGCAAGAGGCTTCAGCCCTCCTCCAAATGTCACAGCACCAGGAGGCATGGACAGCCCCATCGGAGCCCCCCCTATGAACCAGCCTGGACAGCAGGGCTTTAACTATGGAGGTAACTATG GGATGAACCAGCAGGGGGACCCATCATTCATGGCTCCAGGTAGCAGCCCACCAGCAAACATGATGCAAGGACGGATGGGAGGTCCTCCTCAGAACACCATGATGCCAGGGATGCAGGGCAATCCACAGGGAGGGCCCATGTACCAGCCTGGAGACATGAAAGGCTGGCCACAGGGGGGCATGCCACGCAGCAA CACATACCCCCAGCAACAGTTTCCCCAGCAGGGCAACCAGGGCCAGTTTGGACCCATGATGATGAACACCTCCATGGGGGGACCCGGGCCAGTCAGTGGGCCCGGTGCAGGACAGATGGGCCAAATACCAGGACAGAGGCAGGGCCAGATGCAGGGCCAAATAGGCATGAACCCCATGGGAATGGGCAGAATGCCAATGGGACCTGATCAG aAGTATTGCTAA
- the LOC116687856 gene encoding nuclear receptor coactivator 3 isoform X2 produces MSGVGDNSLEPLCSDRKRKLSTCDTPGLGCDKRRREQESKYIEELAELISANLSNIDSFNVKPDKCAILKETVRQIRQIKEQGKRSCSDDDVQKADVSSTGQGVIDKDHLGPLLLQALDGFLFVVNREGSIVFVSDNVTQYLQYKQEELINTSVYNIIHDDDREEFHKNLPKSNALNGASWGGEAPRQKSHTFNCRMLVNFVHGQSHGLSEERPGGHRYETMQCFALTQPRAMMEEGEDLQSCMICVARRIIAVERTERFSTRHELSGKLIEIEQQASLHTTMRPGWEDLVRRCMQMFLHRSEGQPWSYKRHYQDAFHNGHAETPLYRFSLADGTPVTAQTRSDLCRNPNNNEPHSYLSTHLLQREQNSYRGNQSGGMRPQHMGVNNPNQQMNMGPGGSMGMNRGYGIAEQGNMPQRGVPPYTGGNRINPMNQMNPMHQMNNMGQMNQVNQMNSMHPMNSSMNQMGPMTQMGHHGMHQHQHQHQQMSQFHGGGPGGAGYGMGMTSPPQASPGINGPPHNVMGSPRVRGSPKMGASPFSPGGMISPMSSSHPGNSGGGGGTTFSSSSLNALQAISEGVGNPMPSPLTSPLPHKPDSSPSINSTNQAAGGPCKLSLPAYSDSKSPGSSLGTGGEQQSQQHPHTPTSEGLPDKPDSQAGREAGPAGGESNRRVPDTKCHKKLLQLLTSPTDELVPPSQTPSSGPSATPEAKDGTAGVTSPSSTGVSSSTGGNHSAVSSSGGTGHLTSQSLQEKHKILHKLLQNGHTPDEVARITAEATGKSSLDSGTSEPEPAASGGVRGSESKQEPHSPKKEKPHALLHYLLNKDDSKDGGDIKPKLEELEGRGTHGTGVTSSDPHCMDGKVKLEPSDEAETLETILGVPRNNSSFYPEPEPRAGKEVGNKLGNMPDSLHDGERGPMPSAQRSAYQRALSLDAKPMGGEGAVGGGLAGRRNVPCPTLVKQEKIDAPIRPGPIPNGFPGGMAVCPPRGNPTRGMGRGMGMPQRPPISGDWGIARSSSNPVTGPGHPGMGRSGPMGGPMINRSNSVPGRTRSMLQQQLMDMGTNEANIGMSPFGGHGPPPRSPSWPDSAMGMERPQNNTNREQFGHPLEQLLGPLANNEGPSDERALLDQLDSLLNTTDVIALQEIDRALGIPEIVGQTHGPEGHQQGQNRGQGRCPPSEPFPGPASSLGMDQKPMYNQGYTGPPGPSSMGIQPGYGGNTMQGQSPGGFNPMMNQVGQTGNFPGMAAMGNPRANMMRPRMMTATKPLRLQLQQRLQGQQFMNQTRQGMKMEHAPGGNPAMHSGVQPGMQPSMQPGMQPGIQPGIQPGIQPGMQPGIQPGMQPGIQPGMQPGIQPGMQPGIQPGMQPGIQSGMQPGIQPGMQPGIQPGMQPGMQPASMGGQSGFLNAQMMAQRSREMMTLQMRRQRMLMLMQQQQQQQQQQGQGAARGFSPPPNVTAPGGMDSPIGAPPMNQPGQQGFNYGGMNQQGDPSFMAPGSSPPANMMQGRMGGPPQNTMMPGMQGNPQGGPMYQPGDMKGWPQGGMPRSNTYPQQQFPQQGNQGQFGPMMMNTSMGGPGPVSGPGAGQMGQIPGQRQGQMQGQIGMNPMGMGRMPMGPDQKYC; encoded by the exons ATGAGTGGTGTAGGAGACAACTCGTTGGAGCCGCTGTGCTCTGACCGTAAACGTAAACTGTCCACCTGTGACACACCAGGTTTGGG GTGTGACAAGCGTCGGAGGGAACAGGAAAGCAAGTACATCGAGGAGCTAGCTGAGCTCATCTCTGCCAACCTCTCCAACATTGACAGCTTCAACGTCAAGCCTGATAAATGTGCCATCCTCAAGGAGACCGTGAGACAGATCAGACAAATCAAAGAGCAAG GTAAGAGGTCATGCAGTGATGACGATGTCCAGAAGGCGGATGTGTCTTCCACTGGTCAAGGGGTGATTGACAAGGACCATCTGGGACCATTGCTCCTACAG GCCTTGGATGGCTTTCTGTTTGTGGTTAACCGAGAGGGCAGCATTGTATTTGTGTCGGACAACGTGACGCAGTACCTACAGTACAAGCAGGAGGAGCTAATCAACACCAGTGTGTACAACATAATCCATGACGATGACAGGGAGGAGTTTCACAAGAACCTACCTAAGTCTAATG CACTAAATGGGGCATCGTGGGGTGGAGAAGCACCCCGGCAGAAGAGCCACACCTTCAACTGCCGCATGCTGGTGAACTTTGTTCACGGTCAGAGTCACGGGTTGTCAGAAGAGAGGCCTGGGGGCCATCGCTATGAGACCATGCAGTGTTTTGCCCTCACTCAGCCCCGGGCCATGATGGAGGAGGGAGAAG ATTTGCAGTCATGTATGATCTGTGTGGCACGACGCATCATTGCAGTAGAGAGGACTGAGAGGTTTAGCACACGCCATGAACTGTCTG GTAAGCTGATTGAAATTGAGCAGCAGGCCTCTCTTCACACCACTATGCGTCCAGGCTGGGAGGACTTGGTGAGGCGCTGCATGCAGATGTTCCTTCATCGAAGTGAGGGACAACCTTGGTCCTACAAACGGCACTATCAAGATG CTTTCCATAATGGCCATGCGGAGACGCCACTCTACCGTTTCTCGCTCGCTGATGGCACCCCAGTCACAGCCCAGACCAGGAGTGACCTCTGCAGGAATCCCAACAACAATGAGCCACACTCTTATCTCTCCACACACTTGCTACAAAG AGAGCAAAATAGTTATCGTGGAAACCAGAGTGGAGGTATGAGGCCTCAACACATGGGTGTGAACAACCCCAACCAACAGATGAACATGGGCCCAGGAGGGAGCATGGGGATGAACAGAGGCTACGGCATAGCTGAACAGGGCAACATGCCGCAAAGGGGAGTGCCTCCATACACAGGGGGTAACCGCATAAATCCCATGAACCAGATGAATCCCATGCATCAGATGAACAACATGGGGCAAATGAATCAGGTGAATCAAATGAATTCCATGCATCCAATGAACTCCTCCATGAACCAAATGGGTCCCATGACTCAGATGGGCCACCATGGCATGCATCAGCATCAGCACCAACATCAGCAGATGAGTCAGTTCCATGGAGGTGGACCTGGAGGTGCAGGGTACGGGATGGGAATGACCAGTCCCCCCCAGGCCAGTCCCGGGATTAATGGCCCCCCACACAACGTCATGGGTTCACCCAGAGTCAGAGGAAGCCCCAAGATGGGTGCGAGCCCTTTTTCTCCCGGAG GTATGATCTCTCCCATGAGCTCCAGTCACCCTGGTAACtctggaggaggtggagggacTACCTTCTCCAGCAGCTCCTTGAATGCCCTCCAAGCCATTAGTGAGGGAGTGGGAAATCCGATGCCCTCCCCACTCACTTCTCCTCTCCCTCACAAGCCTGACAGCTCCCCAAGCATCAACTCCACAAACCAGGCAGCAGGGGGGCCGTGTAAACTAAGCCTCCCAGCCTACTCTGACTCCAAGAGCCCAGGGAGCTCACTGGGGACTGGAGGAGAGCAGCAGTCTCAGCAGCATCCACACACCCCCACAAGTGAGGGCCTTCCTGACAAGCCAGACAGCCAGGCCGGCAGAGAGGCGGGTCCAGCCGGTGGAGAATCCAACCGAAGGGTCCCTGACACCAAGTGCCACAAGAAGCTTCTGCAGCTCCTCACATCCCCTACAGATGAGCTGGTGCCACCTAGTCAAACACCTAGCTCCGGGCCCAGCGCCACCCCTGAGGCTAAAGATGGAACAGCCGGCGTCACCAGCCCCTCCTCAACAGGAGTGTCCTCCTCAACGGGCGGGAATCACAGCGCTGTGTCCTCTTCAGGTGGCACAGGACATTTAACAAGTCAGTCGCTGCAGGAGAAGCACAAGATCCTCCACAAGCTTCTGCAGAATGGGCACACACCTGACGAGGTGGCTCGCATCACAGCCGAGGCCACCGGAAAGAGCAGCCTGGATTCGGGGACATCGGAGCCTGAACCTGCAGCCAGTGGAGGGGTTAGGGGATCAGAATCAAAGCAGGAGCCGCACAGCCCTAAGAAAGAGAAACCCCATGCCCTCCTTCACTACCTCCTCAATAAGGATGACTCCAAAGACGGTGGTGATATCAAGCCAAAACTAGAGGAGCTAGAAGGTAGAGGAACTCATGGGACAGGGGTCACCAGCTCGGACCCCCACTGCATGGATGGGAAGGTCAAGTTGGAGCCATCTGATGAG GCGGAGACCCTGGAGACCATTCTGGGTGTCCCAAGGAACAACTCTAGCTTCTACCCTGAACCAGAACCCAGAGCAGGAAAGGAAGTAGGAAACAAACTGGGAAATATGCCTGACAGTTTACATG atgGGGAAAGAGGTCCCATGCCTTCAGCTCAGCGTAGTGCCTATCAAAGAGCCTTGTCTTTGGATGCCAAGCCCATGGGTGGAGAGGGAGCAGTAGGAGGCGGCTTGGCCGGGAGACGGAACGTGCCCTGTCCCACATTGGTCAAACAAGAGAAGATAGATGCTCCGATTCGACCTGGGCCCATTCCCAATGGTTTTCCAGGAGGCATGGCTGTTTGTCCACCCCGGGGCAATCCAACAA GAGGTATGGGCAGAGGAATGGGAATGCCTCAGCGACCTCCCATTTCAGGTGACTGGGGGATAGCAAGGTCCAGCAGCAACCCTGTGACCGGACCAGGACACCCTGGCATGGGTCGCTCTGGTCCAATGGGAGGGCCCATGATTAACCGGTCCAACAGTGTACCTGGGAGAACCAGGTCTATGCTGCAGCAGCAACTCATGGATATGG GCACCAATGAAGCCAATATAGGTATGAGCCCATTTGGTGGACATGGGCCCCCTCCTCGGTCCCCGTCCTGGCCAGACTCGGCTATGGGAATGGAAAGACCACAGAATAACACAAACCG GGAGCAGTTTGGGCACCCCCTGGAGCAGCTGCTGGGGCCCCTGGCCAACAACGAGGGCCCGAGTGATGAACGGGCACTTCTTGACCAGTTGGACTCTCTGCTTAATACCACTGATGTCATTGCTCTGCAGGAAATAGACCGAGCACTAGGCATCCCTGAAATAGTAGGCCAG ACCCACGGACCTGAAGGCCACCAGCAGGGCCAGAATCGAGGCCAGGGTCGGTGCCCGCCATcagagccttttccagggcCAGCCTCCTCCTTAGGCATGGACCAAAAACCCATGTATAACCAAGGCTACACTGGGCCCCCAGGGCCCTCCTCAATGGGCATTCAGCCTGGTTATGGTGGCAACACAATGCAAGGCCAGTCTCCCGGAGGCTTCAACCCAATGATGAATCAAGTGGGCCAGACAGGGAACTTCCCTGGCATGGCAGCTATGGGCAACCCCCGTGCAAACATGATGCGACCTCGCATGATGACTGCCACCAAGCCTCTCCGactgcagctgcagcagagaCTGCAAGGACAACAG TTTATGAACCAGACCCGACAGGGCATGAAGATGGAGCATGCCCCCGGAGGAAATCCTGCAATGCATTCAGGTGTGCAGCCTGGTATGCAACCTAGCATGCAACCTGGCATGCAACCTGGCATCCAGCCTGGCATACAACCTGGCATCCAGCCCGGCATGCAACCTGGCATCCAGCCCGGCATGCAACCTGGCATCCAGCCCGGCATGCAACCTGGCATCCAGCCCGGCATGCAACCTGGCATCCAGCCCGGCATGCAACCTGGCATCCAGTCTGGCATGCAACCTGGCATCCAGCCAGGCATGCAACCTGGCATCCAGCCAGGCATGCAACCTGGTATGCAACCTGCAAGCATGGGTGGTCAG TCTGGTTTCCTGAACGCTCAAATGATGGCTCAGCGCAGCAGGGAGATGATGACCTTGCAGATGAGGAGGCAGCGGATGTTGATGctgatgcagcagcagcagcagcagcaacagcagcaggggCAGGGGGCAGCAAGAGGCTTCAGCCCTCCTCCAAATGTCACAGCACCAGGAGGCATGGACAGCCCCATCGGAGCCCCCCCTATGAACCAGCCTGGACAGCAGGGCTTTAACTATGGAG GGATGAACCAGCAGGGGGACCCATCATTCATGGCTCCAGGTAGCAGCCCACCAGCAAACATGATGCAAGGACGGATGGGAGGTCCTCCTCAGAACACCATGATGCCAGGGATGCAGGGCAATCCACAGGGAGGGCCCATGTACCAGCCTGGAGACATGAAAGGCTGGCCACAGGGGGGCATGCCACGCAGCAA CACATACCCCCAGCAACAGTTTCCCCAGCAGGGCAACCAGGGCCAGTTTGGACCCATGATGATGAACACCTCCATGGGGGGACCCGGGCCAGTCAGTGGGCCCGGTGCAGGACAGATGGGCCAAATACCAGGACAGAGGCAGGGCCAGATGCAGGGCCAAATAGGCATGAACCCCATGGGAATGGGCAGAATGCCAATGGGACCTGATCAG aAGTATTGCTAA